Part of the Flavobacteriales bacterium genome, TATCCAAAACCAGATCGAGGTTTTTAGTCACTTCCAAGTAATCCTCTTTGGAATAGTCTATTACCCGGTCGGCGCCCAATTGTTTAACCCAATCCACATTCTTTGTACTGGTGGTCGTGTATACATAGGCTCCTTTCAGTTTAGCATATTGAATCGCGAAGCTACCTACACCACCAGATCCTGCATGAATCAAAATACGATCTCCCGATTTAAGCTTGGCCTTTTTAAAACACTGAACAGCAGTTAATCCAACTAGCGGAAGGCTAGCAGCAACCTGTAAGCTAACGTTAGTTGGTTTATGTGAAATCGTAGCGCTATCTATGGCAACATATTCGGCAATGGAGCCGGGCTGTTTTGAGGAAAGTACTCCGAATATTTCATCACCAACCTCGAAATTAGAAACGTTATTGCCTTTCTTAATAATAGTACCAGCTATATCATATCCAACACTAGCAGGCATTGTAAGCTTTAAAAAACGTTTAATATTACCATTTACTACTTTGAAATCTACGGGGTTAACACTAGCTGCATGCACTTCTATTAACACCTGTTGTGCGCTAATAATAGGCATGTCGATATTGTTGAGAAATAATTGTTGCTCAAGATCTCCATTCCCTTTAAATTGTAACGCTTTCATAAACAAATTTGCTGCAAAAGTAAGCTCATAATATTTGATTATATGCCATCAGTTGATTGTAGTGCTAAATAGAAAATGTCACTTCAACTTATAACTCCAAAATAATTTTATCTAAGATCATAGAATTGGTGTAATAAAATTGACTTAAGGAAAATAGATACTATTCAAAACATAAATATATTCGAAGATGATAAAAGCGAACAGTAAACCGGAGCTGTATTCAACACTTGCTGCGACAATTATTACTGCACATACGGCATCAGCAAATATTGTATTTACGGGCATTGACCCTGATACAACTCTCAATTTTCCTGGGGAAAGTTTTGGAGTTGATCTAAATCAAGACCAATCAGATGGCTTTGAACTTAGAATAACTACATATGTTAATCCATATAGCGTGAACTACTATAGCACATCTATTCAGAATCTTGGAAATAACTATTTTGCAAAACCACTTGCTTTGCAGAAATACGTAGATAATTTGGACTACGGGCAGTAAATAAACAATACAAGGATATTATATTGGGGTTCGCTGTCTGGTACTGAAAAGGTTAGGGATATAGGTTGTTTTGATACTTATTATTCTAGGGATTATGGGTTTTGGCCCGATGCGGAAAGTAAATATTTAGGGGTTAAGATTAATTACAATGGAAATGAACATTTTGGATGGATTCAACTGCCTGTAGCTTCTGGATTTCAATCGATGACTGTTCTTGGATTTGCATATAAAACTTGCCCAGGAGAGCCTATAAACGCTGGGCAAATAGAAGGAGGCTGTATGCCAACTGGTATAGGAGAGGTTTCTGTTGATAATAATATTGATTTCATGTTATACCCAAACCCTGTTAAAGATAATCTCCATGTAATTTTGGAG contains:
- a CDS encoding NADP-dependent oxidoreductase, which codes for MKALQFKGNGDLEQQLFLNNIDMPIISAQQVLIEVHAASVNPVDFKVVNGNIKRFLKLTMPASVGYDIAGTIIKKGNNVSNFEVGDEIFGVLSSKQPGSIAEYVAIDSATISHKPTNVSLQVAASLPLVGLTAVQCFKKAKLKSGDRILIHAGSGGVGSFAIQYAKLKGAYVYTTTSTKNVDWVKQLGADRVIDYSKEDYLEVTKNLDLVLDTLGDKYKLDAFKVVKKGGTVMSIVGQNVDDATAKAFNMNWLVRLVLLFMRRKFTKQARVHSVFYKSTVMLPNRAQLKEIKGLIEREEIKPVIDKTFSLSDSVKALMYQKSGRAKGKVVIKIK